From the Candidatus Oleimmundimicrobium sp. genome, one window contains:
- a CDS encoding DNA adenine methylase, protein MKYIGNKFRLLPFIDKAITQGKLPTKGTFCDIFSGTTNVAQFYKKKGYKLITCDIMYYSYVFQHAYIKNNSYPSFSTLLQREENIIKARKQIQSSTLFNDDANKDNLKAVLHYLNNLPGEESFIYLNYAPGGSRHSEYQRQYFRDENAKRVDAIRNRIQLWKDNNWLTENEFFVLLAPLIDAADFVANISGTYGAFLKIWRSMALKHLTLLTPKLTESDLKHEIYLGDANKLIRNIKCDILYLDPPYNSRQYAPNFHILETIARWDNPKIYGKTGLRPYDGQKSDYNVKGKCEKKFADLVKNADCKYILLSYNNEGIIKDKTIKDVLSEKGDLKIFTQPYRRFRTDSESENRHYKVANDIVTENLYLVKVKN, encoded by the coding sequence ATGAAGTATATAGGAAATAAGTTTAGACTATTGCCTTTTATCGATAAGGCAATTACTCAAGGAAAGTTGCCTACGAAAGGAACTTTTTGTGATATTTTTAGTGGCACAACTAACGTTGCACAATTTTATAAGAAAAAAGGGTATAAGCTGATTACCTGTGATATCATGTATTATTCTTATGTATTTCAACACGCCTACATAAAAAATAATTCCTATCCTTCTTTTTCTACATTATTACAACGTGAAGAAAATATTATAAAAGCTAGAAAGCAAATTCAATCTTCCACGCTTTTTAACGATGATGCAAATAAAGATAATTTGAAAGCCGTATTGCATTACTTAAATAATCTACCGGGGGAAGAAAGCTTTATCTATTTGAATTACGCACCGGGTGGTAGCCGCCATAGCGAATACCAAAGACAATATTTTAGAGATGAAAATGCAAAAAGAGTGGATGCTATTAGAAATCGCATTCAGCTATGGAAAGACAACAATTGGTTAACGGAAAATGAGTTTTTTGTTCTCTTGGCTCCTTTAATTGACGCAGCTGATTTTGTTGCAAATATATCGGGAACATATGGTGCGTTTTTAAAAATTTGGAGGTCAATGGCATTAAAACATTTAACGCTTTTAACACCTAAGTTAACAGAAAGCGATTTAAAACATGAAATTTATCTGGGGGATGCTAATAAATTAATAAGAAATATTAAATGCGACATTCTATATTTAGATCCCCCATATAACAGTCGTCAATATGCACCAAATTTTCATATTCTTGAAACAATCGCTAGATGGGATAACCCTAAGATCTATGGCAAAACAGGGCTTCGTCCTTATGATGGACAAAAATCAGATTATAACGTAAAAGGAAAGTGCGAGAAAAAATTTGCAGACCTTGTAAAGAACGCAGATTGCAAATATATTTTATTAAGTTATAACAACGAAGGAATAATAAAAGATAAAACTATCAAGGATGTGCTATCAGAAAAAGGAGATTTAAAAATATTTACACAGCCTTATCGTCGTTTTAGGACAGATTCTGAAAGTGAAAATAGGCATTATAAAGTTGCAAATGATATAGTAACTGAAAATTTATACTTAGTGAAAGTTAAAAATTAG
- a CDS encoding PIN domain-containing protein: MYYLIIDTCVWIDLCKQFTEVGSKISDLVDQEKVRLILLQIIIDEWNRNKESKVITPKQSDIRTKIKHAREISHYLNQSEAEVFKRILDEFQERKEETESLILQDIEAVEKLFNHPSTIKPPITENAKSKAIEFALAKKAPFQNKNSMADALILFSSVDYVKEEGLTNCLFVSSNTKDFSASDKTKIHEDLQDIFDEFGISYFINIGQAINEIETNLISDERIREIEEVLQREAVQRVLENYQQTVESIRSMGGLATIREAMANQQMMSRINESVRATDEINKSIRSMGGLAAIQKTLANQMQEMVKIRRLIDNISVRNQDVKSGEEFQSQSDDKDEDDDSEE, translated from the coding sequence ATGTATTATTTAATTATTGATACATGCGTATGGATTGATTTATGTAAACAATTTACTGAGGTTGGAAGTAAGATTTCTGATTTGGTTGACCAAGAAAAAGTAAGACTCATTCTACTGCAAATTATCATTGATGAATGGAATAGAAATAAGGAGTCCAAAGTTATAACTCCAAAACAATCAGACATTCGCACAAAAATTAAGCATGCTAGAGAAATATCTCACTATCTTAATCAAAGTGAGGCCGAAGTATTTAAGAGAATTTTAGATGAGTTTCAGGAGCGAAAAGAAGAAACTGAGAGTTTGATTTTACAGGACATTGAAGCTGTAGAAAAGCTTTTCAACCATCCGTCAACAATTAAGCCGCCAATAACAGAAAATGCAAAATCTAAAGCCATAGAGTTTGCCTTAGCTAAAAAAGCTCCATTTCAGAATAAGAATAGTATGGCGGACGCTTTAATTTTGTTCAGTTCTGTTGATTATGTTAAAGAAGAAGGCTTGACTAATTGCTTATTTGTATCAAGCAATACGAAAGATTTTAGCGCATCTGACAAAACCAAAATTCATGAAGATTTACAAGATATATTTGATGAGTTTGGGATCAGTTATTTTATAAACATTGGCCAAGCCATCAATGAAATAGAAACCAACCTTATCAGTGATGAACGTATAAGAGAAATTGAAGAGGTTCTTCAACGTGAAGCAGTGCAAAGGGTACTCGAAAATTACCAACAAACTGTGGAAAGCATAAGGTCAATGGGCGGACTCGCGACGATAAGGGAAGCAATGGCAAACCAACAGATGATGAGCCGTATTAATGAGAGTGTTAGAGCGACGGATGAGATTAACAAAAGCATAAGGTCAATGGGCGGACTCGCAGCTATTCAAAAAACACTGGCGAATCAAATGCAAGAAATGGTAAAAATTAGACGGTTAATAGATAATATCTCAGTTAGGAATCAAGATGTTAAGTCAGGCGAAGAATTTCAAAGTCAGTCAGATGATAAAGATGAAGATGACGATAGTGAGGAATGA